One Paenibacillus sp. FSL H7-0737 DNA segment encodes these proteins:
- a CDS encoding amino acid ABC transporter substrate-binding protein yields MKKLSLTILLALTVVFVAACGNNSNTDTSNNSSAGTNGGNTATAQNSLEAVKASGKLRIGTEGTYAPFTYHDASGKLTGFDVEIAEEVAKRLGVEPEFFETQWDGIFAGMDAKRFDVIFNEVSINEDRKVKYDFSEPYIVSKAVLIVSENNEDIKTFADLKGKKAGQSLTSNLSDIARENGAEIVATDGFNQAMDLLTSGRIDATVNDGLSYLDLKKQKPDVKIKVVDEIPDGSQSAAVFLKGNDELVKAVSDAIVEMKSDGTYLKISEKYFGADVSK; encoded by the coding sequence TTCGAATACCGATACTTCTAATAATTCTTCAGCTGGAACGAATGGTGGAAATACAGCCACTGCGCAAAACAGCCTGGAAGCTGTTAAAGCTAGCGGCAAATTGCGTATAGGAACAGAAGGGACGTATGCTCCCTTTACTTATCATGACGCTTCGGGAAAACTGACCGGCTTTGACGTAGAAATTGCTGAGGAAGTAGCGAAGCGCCTCGGTGTTGAACCAGAATTTTTTGAGACACAGTGGGACGGTATTTTTGCTGGGATGGATGCCAAGCGGTTTGATGTTATTTTTAACGAAGTATCCATTAATGAAGATCGTAAAGTGAAATATGATTTCTCTGAACCGTATATCGTATCTAAAGCGGTATTGATAGTGAGTGAAAACAATGAGGATATCAAAACATTTGCAGATCTTAAGGGTAAAAAAGCCGGACAATCTCTAACCAGTAACCTGTCCGATATCGCCCGTGAGAACGGTGCTGAAATCGTTGCTACAGACGGGTTCAATCAAGCGATGGACCTATTGACCTCAGGCCGTATTGATGCGACTGTAAATGATGGTTTGTCTTATCTGGACCTGAAAAAGCAAAAGCCTGATGTGAAAATTAAAGTGGTAGATGAGATTCCTGACGGTTCGCAAAGCGCAGCTGTTTTCTTAAAAGGCAACGATGAGTTGGTAAAAGCAGTTAGTGATGCAATTGTTGAAATGAAGAGCGATGGCACATACTTAAAGATTTCTGAGAAATACTTTGGTGCTGACGTTTCAAAATAA
- a CDS encoding amino acid ABC transporter permease yields MDDRKIQIFLDSLLPLLKAGVAFTIPLALISFALGLILAILTALARLSPWVLPKLIARFYVWVIRGTPLLVQLFIIFYGLPAVGIVLDPFIAATIGFTLSVGAYSSEIIRAAILSIHKGQWEAAFSVGMTRTQALRRVILPQAARVSVPPLSNSFISLVKDTSLAATITYTEMFRTAQQVASTSYEPLLIYCEAGLFYLLFCSVLSALQNYLEKRLSRYSAS; encoded by the coding sequence ATGGATGACCGCAAAATACAAATTTTCTTAGATTCACTGCTACCCCTGCTAAAAGCTGGGGTGGCTTTTACCATTCCTTTGGCATTGATATCATTTGCACTGGGACTGATCTTAGCGATATTGACTGCATTAGCTCGTCTCTCCCCGTGGGTACTTCCGAAGCTGATCGCTCGCTTTTATGTATGGGTCATTCGTGGAACCCCTTTGTTGGTGCAACTGTTTATTATTTTCTATGGTTTGCCGGCAGTTGGAATCGTGCTAGACCCTTTCATAGCCGCAACCATTGGATTTACGCTTAGTGTAGGGGCTTATTCATCAGAAATTATACGTGCTGCTATCCTGTCTATACATAAAGGTCAGTGGGAAGCGGCCTTCTCCGTTGGGATGACTCGTACCCAGGCACTGCGCCGCGTTATACTGCCACAAGCTGCCCGTGTTTCTGTACCGCCGTTATCGAATTCCTTTATTAGCTTGGTCAAAGACACTTCACTGGCAGCGACCATTACCTATACGGAGATGTTCAGAACAGCACAGCAGGTTGCTTCCACCTCCTATGAGCCACTGCTGATCTATTGCGAGGCAGGATTGTTCTATTTACTATTCTGCTCAGTGTTATCAGCACTGCAAAATTACTTGGAGAAACGACTGAGTCGTTACTCTGCGAGCTAA
- a CDS encoding amino acid ABC transporter ATP-binding protein has protein sequence MIEILNLHKSFGELQVLKGIDLEMEHGKVLVIIGPSGSGKTTLLRCFNLLEVPDQGSLSLSDIKINFTDNKKIPQKSILALRQKTGMVFQSYNLFPHMTALGNVMEGQVTVQKRSKDEARERALQLLTKVGLADKADAYPHQLSGGQQQRVAIARAMAVDPEVLLFDEPTSALDPELVGEVLKVIKQLAAEGMTMVIVTHEMKFAADVADRIILMDGGHILEQGTPQEVLEHPQHPRALQFLNRISGEEV, from the coding sequence ATGATTGAAATACTTAATTTGCATAAATCCTTCGGTGAGCTGCAGGTATTAAAGGGCATTGATCTCGAAATGGAACATGGCAAGGTACTGGTCATTATTGGCCCATCGGGTTCAGGCAAAACAACGCTTTTACGCTGCTTTAATCTGCTTGAAGTCCCTGATCAAGGAAGCTTATCGCTCAGTGATATTAAAATTAATTTCACGGATAACAAGAAAATCCCCCAGAAGTCCATTTTGGCATTACGCCAAAAAACAGGGATGGTTTTTCAGTCCTATAATCTTTTTCCGCATATGACTGCACTAGGCAACGTGATGGAAGGGCAGGTGACGGTCCAGAAACGATCCAAGGACGAAGCACGCGAACGTGCCCTTCAGTTGTTAACTAAAGTTGGCTTGGCGGACAAAGCGGATGCTTATCCGCACCAACTGTCTGGTGGCCAGCAGCAACGGGTAGCTATCGCTCGTGCCATGGCAGTAGATCCAGAGGTGCTGTTGTTCGATGAGCCTACCTCTGCGCTTGATCCTGAGTTGGTGGGGGAAGTGCTTAAGGTTATTAAACAGTTAGCGGCAGAGGGAATGACTATGGTGATAGTGACCCATGAGATGAAATTTGCTGCTGATGTGGCTGACCGAATCATTCTGATGGATGGAGGCCATATTCTAGAGCAAGGGACTCCGCAAGAAGTTCTTGAGCATCCTCAGCATCCTCGTGCTCTACAATTTCTGAACAGAATTAGTGGAGAAGAAGTATAG
- a CDS encoding S-layer homology domain-containing protein, translating into MNMKKRTLAAITTVTILSFSLGGQIFAAGNTFKDIDNINGKEKIISLKNQGLIKGVSESQFLPSSKVTTAQGIQFISGGLQLSLAAIDFNKAPVASGLFTKVKDKAWYAEAFINAYYNHVELPKDIDPTKTMTKEEFTNYLVQGVEGIGNLPMINIVPVDIADDAALNPSYQGSIQRSLKYKINSLDANGKFNPKSEITRAEAAIMLYNALEFLKTGIKS; encoded by the coding sequence ATGAATATGAAAAAAAGAACGTTAGCCGCGATTACAACCGTTACGATTCTCTCCTTCTCTTTGGGTGGCCAAATATTTGCAGCCGGAAATACCTTTAAGGATATTGATAATATAAACGGCAAAGAAAAAATTATTTCTTTAAAAAATCAAGGCTTGATTAAAGGGGTTAGTGAATCCCAATTCTTGCCCAGCTCCAAAGTAACAACAGCACAAGGGATCCAGTTCATTTCGGGTGGACTCCAGCTTAGTCTCGCGGCTATTGATTTCAACAAAGCTCCCGTTGCCAGTGGCTTGTTCACGAAAGTCAAGGATAAAGCTTGGTACGCTGAAGCCTTTATCAATGCGTATTACAATCATGTCGAGCTTCCTAAGGATATTGATCCAACCAAAACAATGACCAAAGAAGAGTTCACCAATTATCTAGTGCAAGGGGTCGAAGGCATTGGGAATCTGCCGATGATCAATATAGTGCCCGTAGATATCGCTGACGATGCTGCGCTTAACCCCTCTTATCAAGGCAGTATTCAACGTTCGCTTAAATACAAAATCAATAGTTTAGACGCTAATGGGAAGTTTAATCCGAAAAGTGAAATCACTCGCGCCGAAGCTGCGATTATGCTCTATAATGCTTTGGAATTTCTGAAGACTGGTATTAAATCCTAA
- a CDS encoding Fur family transcriptional regulator: MDQISNISQLFAAQKYKLTPQREAIVNILLDNEKDHLSVEEVYMLVKNSYPHLGLATVYRTLELLCELHIVEKMNFGDGVARYDLRGNDHSHMHHHLICSVCGRLEEIKDDWLVELEKRVEREYGFNVTDHRLDFKGTYDTCKRTGCKKEKANKAVS, translated from the coding sequence ATGGATCAAATTTCAAATATCAGTCAGCTTTTTGCGGCGCAAAAATATAAATTAACGCCCCAGCGTGAGGCCATAGTGAACATATTGCTCGACAATGAGAAAGATCATCTCAGCGTAGAAGAAGTATATATGCTTGTCAAGAACAGTTATCCGCATTTAGGGCTGGCAACGGTATACCGTACACTTGAGCTCTTATGCGAGCTTCACATTGTAGAAAAGATGAACTTCGGAGATGGAGTCGCTCGTTACGATCTGCGCGGGAATGATCATTCTCACATGCATCATCATTTGATATGCAGCGTGTGCGGCAGGTTGGAGGAAATTAAGGATGACTGGCTGGTGGAGCTGGAGAAAAGAGTGGAACGTGAATATGGCTTTAACGTCACGGATCACCGCCTTGATTTCAAGGGCACTTATGACACATGTAAACGAACAGGCTGCAAAAAAGAAAAAGCAAACAAAGCGGTTTCTTAA